The Acetobacter sp. DNA window ATGGATATTTGTCCCACCGCGTGCAGAACGACGTAGCCCCGGAAATTTCCTCACACTGGCGTCCCCTGATCGGCAAACATGCGCTGGTGACGGCGGGACCGACTCATGAACCGATTGATCCGGTGCGCTATCTCGGCAATCGCTCATCCGGCCTGCAGGGCTATGCCATCGCCGGGGCGCTTGCCGATCTGGGCGCACAGGTGACGCTGATCAGCGGGCCGACCTCTCTGCTGGCCCCTTCCAATGTTTCCCTGATCCGGGTCGAAACCGCGCAGCAGATGGAAGCGGCTGTCATGGGCTCGCTCCCGGCTGATATCGCGGTCTGCACGGCGGCGGTGGCCGACTGGCGCGTGGCGGTCCCCGTTTCGTCCAAGATCAAGAAACAGGCGGGCTCTCCCCCGCCCACCCTCGTCCTCGAACCCAATCCGGACATCCTCGCCAGTATTTCCAGACCGGGCCCGAGCCGACCTTCTCTGGTGATCGGCTTCGCCGCCGAGACCGATGATGTCGAGGCTAACGCCATCGCCAAACGTCAGCGCAAGGGCTGCGACTGGATCGTCGCCAATGATGTCTCGACAGGCACAAATGTCATGGGCGGGACGGAAAACACGGTCATCCTGATTACCGAAGATGGCGTGGAACATTGGCCCCTGATGGCCAAAACCACTCTTGCGCTGAATCTGGCTCGTTGCATCGCCCTGCGTTTCGGGGCTCCCGCCCTTGCAAACAGTGAAGAAGGCCGAGCATGATGCTGGCTTCTCCATCACTCTCGGAAACGGAACTTTTTTGTGAACGCACCGGTTGTTCAGGTCGCTGTCCGGCGCCTGCCCCGTTCGGAAGGGCTTCCCCTGCCATCCTATGCCACCATCGGTGCCGCTGGCATGGACCTTCTCGCCGCCGTCGATAGCACGATCACGGTGCCTCCGGGAGAACGGACCCTGATTCCGACAGGACTCTGCATCGCCCTGCCTGCCGGTTACGAGTTGCAGATCCGTCCCCGCTCCGGCCTTGCCCTGAAGCACGGCATCACCCTGCCGAATTCACCCGGCACGATAGACGAGGATTATCGTGGTGAATTATGCGTTATTCTGATGAACGCCGGACAGGAAGCCTTTACGGTGGAACGGGGCATGCGGATCGCTCAGGCAGTCGTCGCTCCGGTTTTTCGGATTGCATGGAATGAGGTTGATGACCTTGAGGCGACGGAACGTGGCGCTGGTGGCTTTGGCAGCACAGGCACGCACTCTTCCTGACAGAAGCATGAATCGCCTCCACCGCATCGGACGCCCCCACACCGGACGACACGGTTCCCGATGAGCGGCACGTCTTTCCTTTTCGATGCTGCGGGACTCACGAAGAGAGTCAGCCATGCTTCCCCTCGCCTGACGATGATTGTGGCAATGCTCTGCGTCGCAGGTGTCATGCTGGGATTCGGCTCCAATGCCACAAGCTGGTTTGGCGTCGTCGTTTCCGACCCACAGTCACCGGCGCAGGTTTTACCGCTTACCGCGCTGCCTCTCGCGCTGTTCGTCACGACAGCGCGTGTTGCCTTCTGGTTTACCCTGTCCGTCCTGTGCGCCCTTGCAGGCTCGGCGCTGGTTTTCGGACGGGAAAAGCCCGGACGAGTGGCGCTCGCGCTTCTTGAGATCGTGCAGGCGGTTCCGATCCCTGCCTTCATGGTGCTCGCCCTGCCTGTGTGTTTCGGGGCTCATGGTTGGCTTGCCGGCCATCCGCTCGCCGGCGAGATTCTGATCGGAGCCCCCGCTTTCGCCGCGCTCACCTTTCCCATGACCGACGCAGCCATCCGCGCCCATCAGGAGGTGCCTTCGCATCTTGTGCTTGCGGCCCGCAGTCTGCGTCTCCGGGCATGGCCACGTTTCTGGCGACTTTACGCACCGTTCGGTCTGCCCGCCGCCGTCCAGAGCATCGGACACGCCATGTCGAATGTCTGGCTCGGCCTTATTTTTGCCGAGGTCTACGCGGGGATGAAAGGGCTGCCTCTCCCGCCGGGACTGGGCGGTCATGCCGTGTCCGCAATCAGGAACAACGCCGCCCTACCCTTCACCCTGACGCTTCTCGCCATGGGGGGGCTTGTCGTGATGAC harbors:
- a CDS encoding bifunctional phosphopantothenoylcysteine decarboxylase/phosphopantothenate synthase; the encoded protein is MTAATTQARPPRRVLLIVSGGIAAYKALELVRLLKTAGIGVRCVLTRAASEFVTPLSLQALSGEPVHQDLFSLTDEQEMGHISLSRSADLVVVAPATANILAKMASGLTDDLASTLLLATDTPVMVAPAMNVRMWDHPATRTNMDTLRQRGVVVVGPDEGEMACGEYGPGRLVEPTVLRDAILAHLETLSSGKYASSAVPTQPPDTSAVSLRNGYLSHRVQNDVAPEISSHWRPLIGKHALVTAGPTHEPIDPVRYLGNRSSGLQGYAIAGALADLGAQVTLISGPTSLLAPSNVSLIRVETAQQMEAAVMGSLPADIAVCTAAVADWRVAVPVSSKIKKQAGSPPPTLVLEPNPDILASISRPGPSRPSLVIGFAAETDDVEANAIAKRQRKGCDWIVANDVSTGTNVMGGTENTVILITEDGVEHWPLMAKTTLALNLARCIALRFGAPALANSEEGRA
- the dut gene encoding dUTP diphosphatase, with the translated sequence MNAPVVQVAVRRLPRSEGLPLPSYATIGAAGMDLLAAVDSTITVPPGERTLIPTGLCIALPAGYELQIRPRSGLALKHGITLPNSPGTIDEDYRGELCVILMNAGQEAFTVERGMRIAQAVVAPVFRIAWNEVDDLEATERGAGGFGSTGTHSS